One window of the Salmo trutta chromosome 35, fSalTru1.1, whole genome shotgun sequence genome contains the following:
- the LOC115174744 gene encoding uncharacterized protein LOC115174744, which produces MDVPQIGPIHERIDLQRTHERLIMEAGQLAEPTSTDDMINLSYLLAGGSYGAYQFSNTCVLDSILAGIHVLAKMYPQIRDLFTRDNKINAVIRFLDFAKVNEAKALWLINLSLRKEENLMQNEFVDIRGYVRDHLTNFTELVCASFDYDDSQSSSTPCDTVLNNILRKFEDYGDVKPLGTSRHEPKLILVDIDDRMCILPPLSITDDYERTYELQFLLMGQSTPLSNHMVLFLCTQLTGRWMIYDNMKTPLVQDIGVSELQRATEREKYVSYLAAYVKKEE; this is translated from the exons ATGGATGTACCACAAATAGG CCCCATCCATGAACGGATAGATCTTCAGAGGACACATGAACGTTTAATTATGGAAG CTGGGCAGTTGGCAGAACCCACCAG CACTGATGATATGATTAACCTGAGTTACCTATTGGCTGGGGGAAGCTATGGTGCATACCAGTTCAGCAATACTTGTGTTCTAGACTCCATTTTGGCTGGAATTCATGTTCTTGCCAAAATGTATCCCCAAATTCGAGATTTGTTCACGAGGGATAACAAAATCAATGCGGTTATACGTTTCCTAGACTTTGCCAAGGTCAATGAGGCAAAGGCACTGTGGCTTATTAACTTGAGCCTTCGTAAGGAAGAAAACCTCATGCAAAATGAATTTGTAGATATCAGAGGTTATGTTAGAGACCACTTGACAAACTTCACTGAGCTGGTATGTGCCAGCTTCGACTATGATGACTCGCAATCAAGCTCCACACCATGTGACACAGTTCTCAACAACATATTGAG GAAGTTTGAGGATTACGGTGATGTAAAACCCTTAGGCACTTCTCGTCATGAACCCAAACTCATCCTGGTAGACATTGATGACCGGATGTGTATCCTACCTCCCCTCTCCATCACTGATGATTATGAAAG GACATACGAGCTCCAGTTCCTCCTGATGGGACAGAGTACACCCCTGTCCAACCACATGGTCCTGTTCCTGTGCACTCAGCTGACTGGCAGATGGATGATCTATGACAACATGAAAACACCCCTGGTCCAGGACATTGGTGTGAGTGAActacagagagctacagagagggAAAAGTATGTTTCCTATCTTGCTGCTTATGTGAAGAAAGAAGAATAA